One genomic region from Diabrotica undecimpunctata isolate CICGRU chromosome 9, icDiaUnde3, whole genome shotgun sequence encodes:
- the LOC140451151 gene encoding uncharacterized protein — protein sequence MKPKQRSDFKKWYDEHKNDHFVFQKELHTYCDSDVDILRRGFLEFRKEFLEIANIDPFQYLTIASVCMAIYRSKYLRTNTIGIVKQEIKETYSRASIKWLNQFSNVQHALNGGEVTICGGKVDGFSEESNTVYQYHGCFWHGHPECFKNDTVNHVNNETMSDLYERTIRRSKQIKEAGYNLVEIWEGEWIKSKECKNAADPQLIEPLKPREAFFGGRTNAIKLNVTGKKLRYIDIVSLYPTVQYYDQYPVGHPTKIHAPEVYDPNWFGLVHCQILPPTDLYHPVLPVKTDKLMFPLCNQCVLEYCENCDHDDSERMLMGTWTTLEINKALEKGYKIIKIHEVWHFEQTSTDLFKGYVKDFMKIKLETSPHTYATNEEYARAVKEQMDIELDLSKIAPNPGKRAVAKICLNSLWGKFGQRMNMKQTEYVVDIKRWYEVLMNDKINLTNVTFINDNIAQVSYDYKDVFVEDPTSTNIFVALFTTSPARLRLYEMIDRLGEAVAYFDTDSIVYIDDGLNTVETGKMLGDWSDELPGDDYIVEWLSTGPKSYFYKTAKGKEVTKIKGFTLNYENSLVLNASAMNDIIHDPTKEIKLTYDQIGRDTETKDIVTRKRVSKTFKMAYKKRKIIQSDDSLIDTAPLGFQKL from the coding sequence ATGAAACCAAAACAAAGATCTGATTTTAAGAAATGGTACGATGAGCATAAAAATGACCACTTTGTGTTCCAGAAAGAGCTCCATACCTATTGCGATTCAGATGTTGATATTTTACGACGTGGGTTTTTGGAATTTCGCAAGGAATTTTTAGAAATAGCAAACATAGACCCATTTCAATATCTGACTATTGCCAGTGTGTGTATGGCCATATATAGATCTAAATATCTTCGAACAAACACCATTGGCATTGTAAAGCAGGAGATAAAGGAGACATATAGCAGGGCATCAATAAAATGGCTCAATCAATTTTCTAACGTACAACATGCTCTTAATGGCGGAGAAGTGACAATTTGCGGTGGTAAAGTTGATGGTTTCTCGGAAGAGTCGAATACTGTGTACCAGTACCACGGTTGCTTCTGGCATGGTCACCCAGAATGCTTTAAGAACGACACAGTTAACCACGTCAACAATGAGACAATGAGTGACTTGTACGAGAGAACAATAAGACgatcaaaacaaataaaagaagcaGGGTACAACTTGGTAGAAATCTGGGAAGGTGAATggataaaatcaaaagaatgtaAAAACGCCGCAGATCCTCAACTTATTGAACCCTTAAAGCCTCGTGAAGCATTCTTTGGCGGTAGAACAAACGCCATAAAACTAAACGTGACTGGGAAAAAGCTCAGATACATAGATATTGTATCACTGTATCCAACCGTACAATATTACGATCAATATCCAGTTGGCCACCCTACAAAAATACATGCACCTGAAGTATACGATCCTAATTGGTTTGGTCTAGTACATTGTCAAATACTACCACCTACTGATTTATACCATCCTGTATTACCTGTCAAAACTGACAAATTAATGTTTCCACTGTGTAATCAATGCGTTTTGGAATATTGCGAAAATTGTGATCATGATGACTCGGAAAGAATGCTGATGGGTACATGGACAACTCTAGAAATTAATAAGGCCTTAGAAAAagggtacaaaataataaaaattcacgAGGTGTGGCATTTTGAGCAAACATCGACAGATTTGTTCAAGGGATATGTCAAAGATTTTATGAAGATCAAATTAGAAACTAGTCCACATACGTATGCCACAAATGAAGAGTACGCTCGGGCTGTAAAAGAGCAGATGGACATAGAGCTCGATTTATCTAAAATAGCCCCAAATCCCGGTAAACGAGCAGTCGCTAAAATATGCCTAAATAGTCTATGGGGTAAATTTGGCCAAAGAATGAATATGAAACAGACAGAGTATGTTGTGGACATTAAAAGATGGTACGAAGTTTTGATGaacgataaaataaatttaacaaacgTCACATTTATTAATGATAATATAGCACAAGTCTCTTACGATTATAAAGACGTGTTTGTGGAAGACCCAACATCTACGAATATTTTTGTGGCATTATTTACGACCAGTCCCGCTCGTCTAAGACTGTACGAGATGATTGATAGGCTAGGAGAGGCTGTAGCTTATTTCGACACAGACTCCATTGTTTACATTGATGATGGCCTAAACACTGTCGAAACAGGTAAAATGTTGGGCGATTGGAGTGATGAGTTGCCTGGAGATGACTACATAGTTGAATGGCTCAGTACAGGTCCTAAAAGTTATTTTTACAAAACAGCCAAGGGCAAAGAGGTGACTAAAATCAAAGGTTTCACTTTAAACTACGAAAACAGCCTAGTACTCAATGCCTCCGCCATGAATGACATCATACACGATccaaccaaagaaattaagctcACGTATGACCAGATCGGCAGGGATACAGAGACCAAAGATATTGTTACGAGAAAAAGGGTATCAAAGACTTTCAAGATGGCCTACAAGAAACGAAAAATAATACAAAGTGATGACTCATTAATTGACACAGCACCTCTTGGctttcaaaaattataa